In Capsicum annuum cultivar UCD-10X-F1 chromosome 7, UCD10Xv1.1, whole genome shotgun sequence, one genomic interval encodes:
- the LOC107877896 gene encoding serine/threonine-protein kinase RIPK, translating into MKVMKIAWESLVPSCIKSSENPKKNPKVKVSVTKQISFHGIPVSDISSSTISSDLSISLAGSNIHSFTLQELRVITQNFSTSNFIGEGGFGPVHKGFIDDKLRPNALKAQPVAVKLLDLDGSQGHREWLTEVIFLGQLRHPHLVKLIGYCCEEEHRLLVYEYMPRGSLENQLFRRYSVSLPWSTRMKIAFGAAKGLEFLHEAKKPVIYRDFKASNILLDSDYTAKLSDFGLAKDGPEGDDTHVSTRVMGTHGYAAPEYIMTGHLTAASDVYSFGVVLLELLTGRRSVDKGRPHREQNLVDWARPQLRDPRKLRRIMDPRLEGMYSEGGVHKAALVAYQCLSHRPKARPDMSTVVKTLEPLKDYEDTSMVTFVYTAPTESKEVSEKDDQDQKEVKKESSTASPHYHHQKQHHHHHHKKHNRRSTPSSLTIHSETVLHKRLTPNSPLQNGFKRS; encoded by the exons ATGAAGGTGATGAAGATTGCATGGGAATCACTTGTTCCTAGTTGTATTAAGTCTTCTGAGAAtccaaagaaaaatccaaaagttaAAGTGTCCGTTACTAAACAAATTTCGTTCCATGGGATTCCTGTATCAGATATTAGCTCTTCTACTATATCGTCAGATCTTTCAATCTCTCTTGCTGGTTCTAACATTCATTCATTCACGCTACAAGAACTGAGAGTGATCACGCAGAACTTCTCCACCAGTAATTTCATTGGTGAGGGAGGGTTTGGACCAGTTCACAAGGGATTCATTGATGATAAACTTAGACCTAATGCTCTCAAAGCTCAGCCTGTAGCTGTTAAGCTCCTCGACTTAGATGGCTCACAAGGTCATCGAGAATGGCTG ACGGAAGTGATATTTCTTGGGCAATTGAGACATCCACATCTAGTGAAGTTGATAGGATATTGTTGTGAAGAAGAACACAGATTGCTAGTGTATGAATACATGCCCAGAGGAAGCTTGGAGAATCAGTTGTTTAGAA GATATTCAGTATCACTTCCGTGGTCAACACGTATGAAAATAGCTTTTGGTGCTGCAAAAGGCCTGGAGTTTCTTCATGAAGCTAAAAAGCCTGTCATCTATCGTGATTTCAAGGCTTCGAACATCTTGTTAGACTCC GATTACACAGCCAAACTCTCAGATTTTGGGCTTGCAAAAGATGGTCCGGAAGGAGATGACACACATGTCTCCACTCGAGTCATGGGAACACATGGCTATGCTGCTCCTGAATACATTATGACgg GTCATTTAACTGCAGCTAGTGATGTGTACAGCTTCGGAGTAGTACTATTGGAGCTTCTAACTGGCCGAAGATCTGTTGACAAAGGTCGTCCACACAGAGAACAGAACTTGGTAGATTGGGCAAGACCACAACTGAGAGATCCTCGGAAGCTACGTAGAATAATGGATCCGAGGCTAGAAGGCATGTACTCAGAAGGAGGAGTTCACAAGGCAGCACTAGTGGCTTACCAGTGTCTAAGCCACAGGCCAAAAGCTAGACCAGATATGAGCACTGTTGTGAAAACCTTAGAACCCTTGAAGGACTATGAAGATACTTCAATGGTAACATTTGTGTACACAGCTCCAACAGAAAGCAAAGAAGTTAGTGAAAAAGATGATCAAGACCAAaaagaagtgaagaaagaaaGTAGTACTGCTAGTCCTCATTATCATCACCAAAAAcaacaccatcatcatcatcataagaaACATAATAGAAGAAGTACTCCTTCATCTCTAACTATTCACTCAGAAACAGTTCTACACAAGAGACTAACTCCAAATTCTCCACTGCAGAATGGTTTCAAAAGATCTTaa